The following coding sequences lie in one Micromonospora sp. R77 genomic window:
- a CDS encoding cation-translocating P-type ATPase — protein MTSTAKPLPVAPNRIELAIGGMTCASCAARIEKKLNRMDGVEATVNYATEKATVRYADEVAPADLIATVEKTGYTAVVPPPPGSAGAEAVAEPVDELRGLRTRLWVSVALAVPVILLAMVPAWQFDYWQWLSLTLAAPVVVYGGLPFHRSALINLRHGAATMDTLVSLGTLAAFGWSLWALFLGDAGMPGMTHPFRFDITRTDGAGNIYLEAAAGVTVFILAGRYFEARSKRTAGAALRALLELGAKEVAVLRGGQETRLPVDQLVVGDRFVVRPGEKIATDGVVVEGTSAVDASMLTGESVPVEVGPGDTVVGATVNAGGRLVVRTTRVGADTQLAQMAKLVEAAQTGKAAVQRLADRISGVFVPIVIALAVGTLGWWLGSGAGPTAAFTAAVAVLIIACPCALGLATPTALLVGTGRGAQLGILIKGPEVLESTRQVDTVVLDKTGTVTTGKMTLVDVLPATGEDADELLRLAGALEAASEHPIAQAIAAGAAEAGDLPPVTGFANLEGLGVTGSVDGRDLVVGRLRLLRERGLDVPEEVVRTVTGAEAAGRTAVLAGWDGRARGVLAVADVVKPTSRAAIARLRELGLTPVLLTGDNTTVAQAVAAEVGIDRVTAEVLPADKVDVVERLQGEGRTVAMVGDGINDAAALAQADLGLAMGTGTDVAIEASDLTLVRGDLMAAVDAIRLSRRTLAIIKGNLFWAFAYNVAALPLAAAGLLNPMIAGAAMAFSSVFVVANSLRLRRFRPVG, from the coding sequence ATGACCTCGACCGCCAAGCCGCTGCCGGTCGCCCCGAACCGGATCGAACTCGCGATCGGCGGGATGACCTGCGCGTCCTGCGCCGCCCGGATCGAGAAGAAGCTCAACCGGATGGACGGCGTCGAGGCGACCGTCAACTACGCCACCGAGAAGGCCACCGTCCGGTACGCCGACGAGGTCGCCCCGGCGGACCTGATCGCCACCGTGGAGAAGACCGGCTACACCGCCGTCGTACCGCCGCCGCCCGGCTCGGCCGGGGCGGAGGCCGTGGCGGAGCCGGTGGACGAGCTGCGCGGGCTGCGGACCCGGCTGTGGGTGTCGGTGGCGCTGGCCGTACCGGTGATCCTGCTCGCCATGGTCCCGGCCTGGCAGTTCGACTACTGGCAGTGGCTGTCGCTGACGCTGGCCGCCCCGGTGGTGGTCTACGGCGGGCTGCCGTTCCATCGATCCGCGCTCATCAACCTGCGGCACGGCGCCGCCACCATGGACACCCTGGTGTCGCTCGGCACCCTCGCCGCGTTCGGCTGGTCGCTCTGGGCGCTCTTCCTCGGCGACGCCGGGATGCCGGGGATGACCCACCCGTTCCGCTTCGACATCACCCGCACCGACGGCGCCGGCAACATCTATCTGGAGGCGGCGGCCGGGGTCACCGTCTTCATCCTCGCCGGCCGCTACTTCGAGGCCCGCTCCAAGCGGACCGCCGGCGCGGCCCTGCGCGCGCTGCTCGAACTGGGCGCCAAGGAGGTTGCGGTGCTGCGCGGCGGGCAGGAGACCCGCCTCCCGGTCGACCAGCTCGTGGTGGGGGACCGGTTCGTGGTCCGACCCGGCGAGAAGATCGCCACCGACGGTGTCGTCGTCGAGGGCACCTCGGCGGTCGACGCCAGCATGCTCACCGGCGAGTCCGTGCCGGTCGAGGTCGGTCCGGGCGACACCGTGGTCGGCGCGACGGTGAACGCGGGCGGCCGGCTGGTCGTCCGGACCACCCGGGTCGGTGCGGACACCCAGCTCGCCCAGATGGCGAAGCTGGTCGAGGCGGCGCAGACCGGCAAGGCGGCCGTGCAGCGGCTCGCCGACCGGATCTCCGGCGTCTTCGTACCGATCGTGATCGCCCTGGCCGTCGGCACTCTCGGCTGGTGGCTCGGCTCCGGCGCGGGGCCCACCGCCGCCTTCACCGCCGCGGTGGCCGTGCTGATCATCGCCTGCCCGTGCGCCCTCGGCCTGGCCACGCCGACCGCGCTGCTGGTCGGCACCGGGCGGGGCGCCCAGCTCGGCATCCTGATCAAGGGCCCCGAGGTGCTGGAGTCGACCCGGCAGGTGGACACCGTCGTGCTGGACAAGACCGGCACCGTCACCACCGGGAAGATGACCCTGGTCGACGTGCTCCCCGCCACCGGCGAGGACGCCGACGAGCTGCTCCGGCTGGCCGGCGCGCTGGAGGCGGCCAGCGAGCACCCGATCGCCCAGGCGATCGCGGCCGGTGCCGCCGAGGCGGGCGACCTGCCGCCGGTGACCGGCTTCGCCAACCTCGAAGGGCTCGGCGTGACCGGGTCGGTCGACGGTCGTGACCTGGTGGTCGGGCGGCTGCGGCTGTTGCGGGAGCGGGGTCTGGACGTACCCGAGGAGGTCGTGCGGACGGTGACCGGGGCGGAGGCCGCCGGGCGGACGGCGGTGCTCGCCGGGTGGGACGGCCGGGCCCGGGGTGTCCTCGCGGTGGCCGACGTGGTCAAGCCGACCAGCCGGGCCGCGATCGCCCGGCTGCGGGAGCTGGGGCTCACCCCGGTGCTGCTCACCGGCGACAACACCACGGTCGCGCAGGCGGTGGCCGCCGAGGTCGGCATCGACCGGGTGACCGCCGAGGTGCTGCCCGCCGACAAGGTGGACGTGGTCGAGCGGCTCCAGGGCGAGGGACGGACCGTGGCGATGGTGGGCGACGGGATCAACGACGCCGCCGCGCTCGCCCAGGCCGACCTGGGACTGGCCATGGGCACCGGTACCGACGTGGCGATCGAGGCGTCGGACCTCACCCTGGTCCGGGGCGACCTGATGGCCGCCGTGGACGCCATCCGGCTCTCCCGGCGCACCCTGGCGATCATCAAGGGCAACCTGTTCTGGGCGTTCGCCTACAACGTGGCCGCCCTGCCGCTGGCCGCCGCCGGCCTGCTCAACCCGATGATCGCCGGGGCCGCGATGGCCTTCTCGTCGGTCTTCGTGGTGGCCAACAGCCTCCGGCTGCGCCGCTTTCGTCCGGTCGGGTGA
- a CDS encoding CsbD family protein — MGIDDKIDNASENTAGKVKEGLGRATDNERLEAEGRNDQAKSNLKQAGEKIKDAFKS; from the coding sequence ATGGGTATCGACGACAAGATCGACAACGCGTCCGAGAACACCGCCGGTAAGGTCAAGGAGGGCCTCGGTCGGGCCACCGACAACGAGCGCCTCGAGGCCGAGGGCCGTAACGACCAGGCCAAGTCCAACCTCAAGCAGGCCGGTGAAAAGATCAAGGACGCTTTCAAGAGCTGA
- a CDS encoding RNA polymerase sigma factor, which translates to MTDPGPAVEDLLRTLAPQVLGVLVRRHGQFYACEDAVQEALLAAAVQWPAQGVPEQPRSWLVTVASRRLTDEWRSERARRQREVAVARREPAYAGVAPAADEEPPAGDDTLTLLFLCCHPALTGPAQVALTLRAVGGLSTAQIARAYLVPEATMSQRIRRAKQRIEAAGARFTLPAPDERDARLRTVLRVLYLVFNEGYTASGGADLHRTELTAEAIRLTRRLRRLLPDDGEVAGLLALMLLTDAHRAARTGPAGELVPLAEQDRTRWDRDAIDEGVALVTEALTWSPPGPYQLQAAIAAVHAEAPSAAATDWRQIVALYRLLARLAPNPMVTLNLAAAVAMVDGPRAGLALLAPLDHDERTAGHHRLAAVRGHLLELAGERAAARAAYLAAARGTTSRPEQRYLELRAARLATGGPA; encoded by the coding sequence GTGACCGACCCCGGGCCCGCCGTCGAGGACCTGCTGCGCACCCTGGCGCCGCAGGTCCTCGGCGTGCTCGTCCGCCGGCACGGCCAGTTCTACGCCTGCGAGGACGCCGTCCAGGAGGCCCTGCTCGCCGCCGCCGTCCAGTGGCCCGCGCAGGGCGTGCCGGAGCAACCGCGATCGTGGCTGGTCACCGTGGCGAGCCGCCGGCTGACCGACGAGTGGCGCAGCGAGCGTGCCCGCCGGCAGCGCGAGGTCGCGGTGGCCCGACGGGAGCCGGCGTACGCGGGCGTCGCGCCGGCCGCCGACGAGGAGCCGCCGGCCGGGGACGACACGCTGACCCTGCTCTTCCTCTGCTGCCATCCCGCGCTGACCGGCCCCGCGCAGGTGGCGTTGACGCTGCGCGCGGTCGGCGGGTTGAGCACCGCGCAGATCGCCCGGGCCTACCTGGTGCCGGAGGCGACGATGAGCCAGCGGATCCGGCGGGCCAAGCAGCGGATCGAGGCGGCCGGCGCCCGCTTCACGCTGCCCGCGCCGGACGAGCGCGACGCGCGGCTGCGCACCGTGCTGCGCGTGCTCTACCTGGTCTTCAACGAGGGGTACACCGCTTCCGGTGGCGCCGACCTGCACCGGACGGAGCTGACCGCGGAGGCGATCCGGTTGACCCGCCGGTTGCGCCGGCTGCTGCCGGACGACGGCGAGGTCGCCGGCCTGCTGGCGCTGATGCTGTTGACCGACGCGCACCGGGCCGCCCGGACCGGACCGGCGGGCGAGCTGGTGCCACTGGCCGAGCAGGACCGCACCCGGTGGGACCGGGACGCCATCGACGAGGGGGTCGCCCTGGTCACCGAGGCGTTGACCTGGTCGCCGCCCGGGCCGTATCAGCTGCAGGCGGCGATCGCCGCGGTGCACGCCGAGGCACCTTCGGCGGCGGCCACGGACTGGCGGCAGATCGTCGCCCTCTACCGGCTGCTCGCCCGGCTCGCGCCGAACCCGATGGTGACCCTCAACCTGGCCGCCGCGGTGGCCATGGTGGACGGCCCGCGCGCGGGGCTGGCGCTGCTCGCCCCGCTCGACCACGACGAGCGTACGGCCGGGCACCACCGGCTGGCCGCCGTGCGCGGGCACCTGCTGGAGCTGGCCGGGGAGCGGGCGGCGGCCCGGGCGGCGTACCTGGCGGCGGCGCGGGGCACCACGAGCCGGCCCGAGCAGCGTTACCTGGAGCTGCGCGCCGCCCGGCTGGCCACCGGCGGACCGGCGTGA
- a CDS encoding YciI family protein yields MLLIWNRPGFVEELTEQERNTIFGDVDEIMKKLTESGELVGGEALADPSQTRTVRKGGTGAEITDGPFLESKEQFAGYLMVDCESPERAAEIAASWPDVRYGVGVLEVRPLMHQAGTDG; encoded by the coding sequence ATGCTGCTGATCTGGAACCGTCCCGGCTTCGTCGAGGAACTCACGGAGCAGGAGCGGAACACCATCTTCGGTGACGTCGACGAGATCATGAAGAAGCTCACCGAGTCGGGTGAGCTGGTCGGTGGCGAGGCGCTGGCCGACCCGTCGCAGACCCGTACCGTCCGGAAGGGCGGCACCGGCGCGGAAATCACCGACGGGCCGTTCCTGGAGAGCAAGGAGCAGTTCGCCGGCTATCTGATGGTCGACTGCGAGAGCCCGGAACGGGCGGCGGAGATCGCGGCGAGCTGGCCCGACGTGCGGTACGGCGTCGGCGTGCTGGAGGTCCGGCCGCTGATGCACCAGGCCGGCACGGACGGGTGA
- a CDS encoding DUF2786 domain-containing protein translates to MPDAEELVAAALTAARGTDVREAERALDRLVVGAPAAVDAALLARLTRAVGRLWLRGWQPVDLDRLATRRLEPGAARLLRDTAAAQRRDQRGPVPAWFDDQLAELGGRWDDDADWLTRRADGDRITALRDAVDALVLVEGLPPIAVLRPPPGRPDATPRGDAGKSGSRMLDRVRALLAKAESTTFPAEAEALTGKAQELMARHSIDAALLDATAERPDRPSGVRIGTDAPYAAAKALLVQEVAGANRCESVWSDDLGFATVLGFPADLAAVELLHTSLLVQATSAMLRGRGERRSKSGSRRTKAYDESFLNAFALRIGERLRAATEAAGQEAVAARGADALLPVLAARSDAVRERLDTLFPGVTRHRLAVRDAEGWTSGTSAADRASLDADAPARQQVRGRR, encoded by the coding sequence GTGCCGGACGCCGAGGAACTGGTCGCCGCCGCCCTGACGGCGGCGCGCGGCACCGACGTACGCGAGGCCGAGCGCGCGCTCGACCGGCTGGTGGTCGGCGCGCCGGCGGCGGTGGACGCGGCCCTGCTGGCCCGGCTGACCCGCGCGGTCGGGCGGCTCTGGCTGCGCGGCTGGCAGCCGGTCGACCTGGACCGGCTGGCGACCCGACGGCTCGAACCCGGTGCCGCCCGGCTGCTCCGGGACACCGCCGCCGCGCAGCGCCGGGACCAGCGTGGCCCGGTCCCCGCGTGGTTCGACGACCAGCTCGCCGAGCTGGGCGGGCGGTGGGACGACGACGCCGACTGGCTGACCCGGCGGGCGGACGGCGACCGGATCACCGCCCTGCGGGACGCGGTGGACGCCCTCGTCCTGGTCGAGGGGCTGCCGCCGATCGCGGTGCTCCGTCCGCCGCCGGGTCGCCCGGACGCGACCCCGAGGGGCGACGCCGGGAAGTCCGGCTCGCGGATGCTGGACCGGGTCCGGGCGCTGCTGGCGAAGGCGGAGTCGACCACCTTCCCCGCCGAGGCGGAGGCGCTGACCGGCAAGGCGCAGGAGCTGATGGCCCGGCACAGCATCGACGCCGCGCTGCTCGACGCGACCGCCGAACGCCCCGACCGGCCGAGCGGCGTCCGGATCGGCACCGACGCCCCGTACGCGGCGGCGAAGGCGCTGCTCGTGCAGGAGGTGGCCGGCGCGAACCGGTGCGAGTCGGTCTGGTCGGACGACCTGGGCTTCGCCACCGTGCTCGGCTTCCCGGCCGACCTGGCGGCGGTCGAGCTGCTGCACACGTCCCTGCTGGTGCAGGCCACCTCGGCGATGCTGCGCGGCCGGGGCGAACGGCGGTCGAAGAGCGGCAGCCGGCGCACGAAGGCGTACGACGAGTCGTTCCTCAACGCGTTCGCGCTGCGGATAGGGGAACGGCTGCGGGCCGCCACCGAGGCCGCCGGGCAGGAGGCGGTCGCGGCGCGGGGCGCGGACGCCCTGCTCCCGGTGCTCGCCGCCCGCTCCGACGCGGTCCGGGAACGGCTGGACACGCTCTTTCCCGGGGTGACCCGGCACCGGCTGGCCGTCCGGGACGCGGAGGGCTGGACGTCCGGCACCTCGGCGGCCGACCGGGCCTCCCTGGACGCCGACGCCCCCGCCCGCCAGCAGGTACGCGGGCGTCGCTGA
- a CDS encoding DUF3152 domain-containing protein, with the protein MVVVGVAAGGAYAAHPDLLIAAGVRPAGPPSAHPRPSPPATPAPGPTTRRPEPTLSYPSRGTGRFRTATARGAVAGRTGQLLRYRVAVEEGIDTVDVERFGREVAAVLADPRGWTGGGRWRLQRVGPETRADFTVLLTTPQTRGRLCADPTDRYTSCRNGDQVVINVARWARGVPQFGGDLARYRQYLLNHEVGHRLGHDHERCPGVGDPAPVMQQQTLGLHGCTPNAWPRVGDTSYAGPPGQYDDPVPDTD; encoded by the coding sequence CTGGTCGTGGTCGGCGTCGCCGCCGGTGGCGCGTACGCGGCCCACCCCGACCTGCTGATCGCGGCCGGGGTCCGGCCGGCCGGTCCGCCGTCCGCCCACCCGCGGCCGTCCCCGCCCGCGACCCCGGCCCCCGGCCCGACCACCCGGCGGCCCGAGCCGACCCTGAGTTATCCGTCCCGGGGTACGGGCCGGTTCCGCACCGCCACCGCCCGGGGCGCGGTGGCCGGCCGCACGGGACAGCTCCTGCGGTACCGGGTGGCCGTCGAGGAGGGCATCGACACGGTCGACGTAGAACGGTTCGGCCGGGAGGTGGCGGCGGTGCTGGCGGACCCGCGCGGCTGGACCGGCGGCGGGCGGTGGCGGCTGCAACGCGTCGGCCCGGAGACCCGCGCCGACTTCACCGTGCTGCTGACCACCCCGCAGACCCGGGGACGGCTCTGCGCCGACCCCACCGACCGCTACACCTCCTGCCGCAACGGCGACCAGGTGGTGATCAACGTGGCGCGCTGGGCGCGCGGGGTGCCGCAGTTCGGCGGCGACCTGGCCCGCTACCGGCAGTACCTGCTCAACCACGAGGTCGGCCACCGGTTGGGCCACGACCACGAGCGCTGCCCCGGCGTCGGCGACCCGGCCCCGGTCATGCAGCAGCAGACGCTCGGACTGCACGGCTGCACCCCGAACGCCTGGCCCCGGGTCGGCGACACCTCCTACGCCGGACCACCCGGCCAGTACGACGACCCGGTCCCGGACACCGACTGA
- a CDS encoding response regulator transcription factor encodes MESTRPRLLLVEDDRALTGLLADLLDEEGYAVDVAGDGHTGLHLALSRDYQLMVVDRGLPVLDGLELVARLRARGITCPVLLLTARGALADRVEGLDAGAEDYLVKPFEVAELLARLRALRRRHPETAGWLPLGRRRLDVANRRVLDGPREIPLSAREFAVLHALAGRPTKVFTRAELLSAAFDHADAPGTVDACVHHLRRKLGRDAVRTVHGLGYRLGAE; translated from the coding sequence GTGGAGAGCACCCGGCCCCGCCTGCTGCTCGTCGAGGACGACCGCGCGCTGACCGGGCTGCTGGCCGACCTGCTCGACGAGGAGGGCTACGCCGTCGACGTGGCCGGCGACGGGCACACCGGCCTGCACCTCGCGCTGAGCCGCGACTACCAGCTCATGGTGGTCGACCGGGGACTGCCGGTGCTGGACGGGCTGGAGCTGGTCGCCCGGCTCCGGGCGCGCGGGATCACCTGCCCGGTGCTGCTGCTCACCGCCCGCGGCGCGCTGGCCGACCGGGTCGAGGGGCTGGACGCCGGTGCGGAGGACTACCTGGTCAAGCCCTTCGAGGTGGCCGAGCTGCTGGCCCGGCTGCGGGCGCTGCGCCGCCGGCACCCGGAGACCGCCGGCTGGTTGCCGCTGGGCCGCCGCCGGCTCGACGTGGCCAACCGCCGGGTGCTCGACGGCCCGCGCGAGATCCCGCTCTCCGCGCGCGAGTTCGCCGTACTGCACGCGTTGGCCGGCCGCCCGACCAAGGTCTTCACCCGGGCCGAGCTGCTCAGTGCCGCGTTCGACCACGCCGACGCGCCGGGCACCGTCGACGCCTGCGTCCACCACCTGCGCCGCAAGCTGGGCCGGGACGCCGTCCGGACGGTGCACGGGCTGGGCTACCGGCTCGGGGCGGAGTGA
- a CDS encoding cell wall metabolism sensor histidine kinase WalK: protein MDEIRLVRARRRSVAQTAGAIGVVLLLVGALMFVLTSRQESRALNGTLTRVLAVAEDVDDPPPGQYLARQRAGATAVEVTRSAPPELVRVLDQAVRRPPGRFDASAGDDRPVRVLVARRPDGSRWAVAADLRPLRRQRGQLALALLVAELAGLAGALVAAALLARRAVAPLATALALQRRFVADASHELRTPLTVLHTRAQLLARRGRTQPAERLTDQLDQLVADTRALGEVVEDLLVSAAAEHQPLPDTVVDLAEVAREVVASMGPYAQGREVELLVDAAGSAPVRGARTALRRALTALVDNAIGHVPPGGTVRVSVLRRDDRVRAAVADDGVGLDPTEADRLFDRFAHGASGAGRRFGLGLALVQHVALAHRGTVDVTGTPGQGATFTLVLPAAA, encoded by the coding sequence GTGGACGAGATCCGGCTGGTCCGGGCCCGCCGCCGCAGCGTCGCGCAGACCGCCGGGGCGATCGGGGTGGTGCTGCTGCTGGTCGGCGCGCTGATGTTCGTGCTGACCAGCCGGCAGGAGTCCCGGGCGCTGAACGGCACGCTGACCCGGGTGCTGGCGGTGGCGGAGGACGTGGACGACCCGCCGCCGGGGCAGTACCTTGCCCGGCAGCGAGCCGGCGCGACGGCCGTCGAGGTGACCCGGAGCGCGCCGCCGGAGCTGGTCCGCGTACTCGATCAGGCGGTGCGGCGACCACCGGGCCGGTTCGACGCCAGCGCGGGCGATGACCGGCCGGTGCGGGTGCTGGTGGCCCGCCGGCCGGACGGCAGCCGCTGGGCGGTCGCCGCCGACCTGCGCCCGCTGCGCCGGCAGCGCGGCCAACTGGCCCTCGCGCTGCTCGTCGCCGAGCTTGCCGGGCTGGCCGGTGCGCTGGTGGCCGCCGCCCTGCTGGCCCGGCGGGCGGTCGCGCCGCTGGCCACCGCGCTGGCCCTGCAACGCCGCTTCGTCGCGGACGCCTCGCACGAGCTGCGCACCCCGCTGACCGTGCTGCACACCCGGGCGCAGCTGCTGGCCCGGCGGGGCCGCACCCAGCCGGCGGAGCGGCTCACCGACCAGCTCGACCAGCTCGTGGCGGACACCCGGGCGCTCGGCGAGGTGGTCGAGGACCTGCTCGTCTCGGCCGCCGCCGAGCACCAGCCGCTGCCCGACACGGTCGTCGACCTGGCCGAGGTGGCCCGTGAGGTGGTCGCCAGCATGGGCCCGTACGCGCAGGGCCGGGAGGTGGAGCTGCTGGTCGACGCGGCGGGGTCGGCCCCGGTGCGGGGTGCCCGGACGGCGTTGCGCCGGGCGCTGACCGCCCTGGTCGACAACGCGATCGGCCACGTACCGCCCGGCGGCACGGTGCGGGTGAGCGTGCTGCGGCGGGACGACCGGGTCCGCGCCGCGGTCGCCGACGACGGGGTGGGGCTCGACCCGACCGAGGCCGACCGCCTCTTCGACCGCTTCGCCCACGGCGCCTCCGGTGCGGGCCGCCGCTTCGGCCTGGGCCTGGCCCTCGTGCAGCACGTCGCCCTCGCCCACCGAGGCACGGTCGACGTCACCGGCACCCCCGGCCAAGGCGCCACCTTCACCCTCGTCCTACCCGCGGCGGCCTGA
- a CDS encoding DUF2231 domain-containing protein, whose amino-acid sequence MPDTVNGLPLHPLVVHAVVVLLPLAALGVVALAVRPSWRGRFGVLVVVISALATAAIPVATSSGESLEQRVGDPGRHAELGDQLLWFALPLLVLAAALVWLHRRAARPVDGTTEPVRSARPGALGLVVAVLAVVVAAANLVQVYRVGESGAKAVWGDTPAATAGSHGDGDD is encoded by the coding sequence GTGCCCGACACCGTCAACGGACTGCCCCTGCACCCGCTCGTGGTGCACGCCGTCGTCGTCCTCCTGCCGCTGGCCGCGCTCGGCGTGGTCGCCCTGGCCGTACGGCCCTCGTGGCGGGGCCGCTTCGGGGTGCTCGTCGTGGTGATCTCCGCGCTGGCCACCGCCGCGATCCCGGTGGCCACCTCCAGCGGCGAGAGCCTGGAGCAGCGGGTAGGTGACCCGGGCCGGCACGCCGAGCTGGGCGACCAGCTGCTCTGGTTCGCGCTGCCGCTGCTGGTCCTGGCGGCCGCTCTGGTCTGGCTGCACCGGCGGGCGGCCCGTCCGGTCGACGGCACGACCGAGCCGGTGCGGTCGGCCCGTCCGGGGGCGCTGGGCCTGGTGGTGGCGGTGCTGGCCGTGGTGGTGGCGGCGGCAAACCTGGTGCAGGTCTACCGGGTGGGCGAGTCCGGGGCGAAGGCCGTCTGGGGCGACACCCCGGCCGCGACCGCGGGCAGCCACGGCGACGGCGACGACTGA
- a CDS encoding NAD(P)-dependent oxidoreductase produces the protein MSRVVVTGGSGKLGRAVVAELVEHGYDVVNLDQAPPVEQRCPFTRIDLTDQGQVLEAFTGIDARYSGVDAVVHLAAIPGPGVAGNAVTFRNNITASYHVFSAARSVGITNVVWASSETLLGLPFDETPPPYLPVDEEYPARPETSYALAKHLEEQLVAQFCRWEPRLKAIGLRFSNVMEPADYADFPGYHADPRLRSWNAWGYIDARDGAQAVRLALAHEATGMDVFVIANADTVMDRPSAELVAEVFPGVPLRRELTGTETLLSIDKARRVLGYAPKHGWR, from the coding sequence ATGAGCCGGGTCGTGGTCACCGGAGGCAGCGGGAAACTCGGGCGGGCCGTCGTGGCCGAGCTGGTCGAGCACGGGTACGACGTGGTCAACCTCGACCAGGCCCCGCCGGTCGAGCAGCGGTGCCCGTTCACCCGGATCGACCTGACCGACCAGGGGCAGGTGCTGGAGGCGTTCACCGGCATCGACGCGCGCTATTCCGGGGTGGACGCGGTGGTGCACCTGGCCGCCATCCCGGGCCCCGGCGTCGCGGGCAACGCGGTGACCTTCCGCAACAACATCACCGCCAGCTACCACGTCTTCTCGGCCGCCCGGTCGGTCGGCATCACCAACGTGGTGTGGGCGTCCAGCGAGACCCTGCTCGGCCTGCCGTTCGACGAGACGCCGCCGCCGTACCTGCCGGTGGACGAGGAGTACCCGGCCCGGCCGGAGACGTCGTACGCGCTGGCGAAGCACCTGGAGGAGCAGTTGGTCGCCCAGTTCTGCCGCTGGGAGCCACGGCTGAAGGCGATCGGCCTGCGCTTCTCCAACGTGATGGAGCCGGCCGACTACGCCGACTTCCCCGGCTACCACGCCGATCCGAGGCTGCGGTCCTGGAACGCGTGGGGCTACATCGACGCCCGGGACGGCGCGCAGGCGGTACGGCTGGCGCTGGCCCACGAGGCGACCGGGATGGACGTCTTCGTGATCGCCAACGCGGACACGGTGATGGACCGGCCGAGCGCCGAGCTGGTCGCCGAGGTCTTCCCCGGGGTGCCGCTGCGTCGGGAGCTGACCGGCACCGAGACCCTGCTCTCCATCGACAAGGCCCGGCGGGTGCTCGGCTACGCGCCGAAGCACGGCTGGCGCTGA
- a CDS encoding aldo/keto reductase encodes MEYVKFGGTGLEVSRLSLGCMSYGDPGRGAHPWSLPEEQSRPFIRQALELGINFFDTANVYSDGTSEEIVGRALKDFARRDDVVIATKVHGRMGEGPNRGGLSRKHIMSEIDASLRRLCTDHVDLYQIHRLDPGTPIEETLEALHDLVRAGKVRYLGASSMYAWQFAQALWAAERHGWTRFVSMQNHYNLLYREEEREMLPLCADQGIAVIPWSPLARGRLTRDWGERTERAESDEFGRGLYARTEEPDRAVVEAVARIARERGVPRAQVALAWVARNPTVTAPIVGATKPHHLTDAVAALDLALTDEEVAALEAPYVPHPVAGF; translated from the coding sequence ATGGAATACGTGAAGTTCGGCGGCACCGGCCTGGAGGTGTCCCGGCTGAGCCTGGGCTGCATGAGCTACGGCGACCCGGGTCGGGGAGCGCACCCGTGGTCCCTGCCGGAGGAGCAGAGCCGGCCGTTCATCCGGCAGGCGCTGGAGCTGGGGATCAACTTCTTCGACACGGCCAACGTCTACTCCGACGGCACCAGCGAGGAGATCGTCGGCCGGGCGCTGAAGGACTTCGCCCGCCGGGACGACGTGGTGATCGCGACGAAGGTGCACGGCCGGATGGGGGAGGGGCCGAACCGGGGCGGACTGTCCCGTAAGCACATCATGAGCGAGATCGACGCCAGCCTGCGCCGCCTGTGCACGGATCACGTCGACCTCTACCAGATCCACCGCCTCGACCCGGGCACCCCGATCGAGGAGACCCTGGAGGCGCTGCACGACCTGGTCCGCGCCGGCAAGGTCCGCTACCTGGGCGCCTCCTCGATGTACGCGTGGCAGTTCGCCCAGGCGCTCTGGGCCGCCGAGCGGCACGGCTGGACCCGTTTCGTCTCCATGCAGAACCACTACAACCTGCTCTACCGCGAGGAGGAGCGGGAGATGCTGCCGCTCTGCGCGGACCAGGGGATCGCGGTGATCCCGTGGAGCCCGCTGGCCCGGGGGCGGCTGACCCGGGACTGGGGGGAACGCACCGAGCGGGCGGAGAGCGACGAGTTCGGCCGGGGGCTGTACGCGCGTACCGAGGAACCGGACCGCGCGGTGGTCGAGGCGGTGGCCCGGATCGCCCGGGAGCGGGGCGTACCCCGGGCGCAGGTGGCGCTGGCCTGGGTGGCCCGCAACCCGACGGTGACCGCGCCGATCGTGGGCGCGACGAAGCCGCACCACCTGACCGACGCGGTCGCCGCGCTGGACCTGGCGCTGACCGACGAGGAGGTGGCGGCGCTGGAGGCGCCGTACGTCCCGCACCCGGTGGCCGGCTTCTAG